The DNA region CCGCCCGCCAAGAGCCCGATCAGCAATTGATCGACAACATCGTTCTGCCCGACGATTGCGGTCGCAATAGCGCGCTTCAGGTCCCCGAGCTTGGCCATCCGCCGCTCAAGATCCGCCGCGCTTACCGGAGCCTGCTGTGACACGTGTTCAAACCCTTCAATTGCTGCCGCTCAATTGGAGAGCGCGTACATGATGATATTGACCCCGAAGCGGGTGTTATCCTCGGCGAGGAAGCGCTTGTTGCGCCAGTCATAGTCCCATTCGCAGCCGTAGTCCTTGTTGCTATAAAGCACGCCAAGACGGCCATTGATGGTGATGCCCTTGAGGTAATCGTGGATCAGGTCATCGCCCCAGCCGTTGAGTTCAAAGCTGGTGGCAGGCGGCCCGGCGAACTTGAAGAAGCTTGAATAGAGCGGGTGATTGTTCGGCAGCTTCTTCATCGCCTCACCGCCGAAAATCCCGGCCATCTGCGCTTCGAAGGACTTGGCGAACAGGCCGTCGATATCGTGGTTGCAATCATCGACGAACACAAAGCCGCCATTGCGCACGTAACGCTCGAAATTGCGGCGTTCGACATCCGAGAATTCGACCGCCTTGTGCCCGGCGAGGTAGCAGAACGGGGCCGAAAGCATTCTCGGATCGCTGAGCGCCACCACGTGTTCCTCGGGATCGATGCGCAAGGTGGTGTAATCGACCAGCGAGGTCAGCAGGTTGGCAGGCATCCGCTGGTCGACATCCCAGTCGCCGGAATTGTATTTGAGCCGGGTGAACCAGAAGTCGAACCCGCCCGTGGCCGCGCCGCCCGCGCGCTGAGCCGCAGCAAGGCGGCTGCCCATCACCGCAGCGGCGAGCCCGCCCCCCAGCAACCTGAGGAAACGGGCGCGGTCCATCGCTGAATTGCTCACGTGACCCGCGCCCATTGTTTCTGCCGGGTCAGACGGCGTCCGACAGCGAGGTGAAGGTGAAGTCCCGGAGCTTCATCGGCGGAACCATCATCGACCCATCTTCGACCCGGACCGACCGGCCCAGCTCGTCGATATTGTTGAGCATGATGACCGGGCTTTCGTTGAAGCGGAAGTTCTTGATCGGGTACATCAGCTGACCGTTCTCGATGTAGAACGTGCCGTCGCGGGTCAGGCCGGTGAGCAGCACGGTCTGCGGATCGACCATGCGGATGTACCAGGTGCGGGTGACGAGGATGCCGCGCTCGGTGCTGGCGATCAGCTCGGCGGTTGACTTGGTGCCGCCCTCCATGATCGTGTTGCCCCAGCCCGCGGTCTCGGGCTTGCCCTGCTTGGACGCCCAGTAACGCGAATACTGGAGGTTGGCGACCTTACCCGCATCGATGATCTTGGTCCGTCCGCGTGGCAGGCCATCGCCGTCCCACGGCATGGCGGGCACCGTGGGGTTGGCCGGATCGGTGTAGATGTTGACGCGCGGATCCATGATCTGCTCGCCGATCTTGTTGCCGCCGCCCTGCTTGCTGAGGAAGCTGCGCCCTTCATCCGCCGAACGCGCGTCGAAGAAGTTCATCATGAAGCTGATGAGACCAGAGGCGGCCGCAGGTTCAAGGATGACGGTGTACTTGCCGGGTTCCAGAGCCTTTGCGTCAACGGAGGCCGCCGCTTTGCGCATCGCGATCTGGATGTCGGTGCCCGCATCCAATTCCGCCACGTCCTTGACGTTGCTGGCGACCCAGCCCGACCCGCGCCCGTCCTCGGTGCGCACGGTGCAGGTGTAATCCGCGATGGTAGAGCGCTGATAGCCGAAATTGCCGTTGGAATTGGCGTGGGCAAAGAAGGTGTGGCCGTCTTCCAAGAAGCCCGCTGCGATCAGGCCACGCTCGCGGCAGGGCAGGATCGAGGCTTCGGCAATCTTGGCGCGGGCCTCCGCCGTCAGCGCGGCGGTCGCTTCGCTGAAGGTGTCGGTCGCGGCGTAGGTCTGCTTGCCGACCGGCGGCATATATTCGGGGTTTTCCGGCGCAAGCTTGGCCAGATCCTCGGCCCGGCGCACAACCCGTTCGAGCGAGGCATCGTCGAACTGGTTGATCGAGGCCGTGCCCACGCGCTGGCCGAAGGCGACCTCGACCGCGAGCTGGACATCATCGACGATGCCCGACGTGGAAATGTCGTTGCGCGCAAACCGGACATTGCCGCCGATCCCACCGCTCAGCACGGCGCTGGCGTTGTCCGCGGTGGAAAAGGCGATCACCTTGTCGAGGATCGCCTTGGCCTGCGCTTCTGAAAGAATGCTCATTGCTGCTTCTCCTGCGCGCGGTTCAGCCCAGCGACCGGGCGGTGTTGATGACGTTGATGCCGTCGAAACGGGTGGTCGACGAACCGTGGCTTACCGCCGAGACCTGGCTTGGTTGCCCCTTCCCGTCGAAGAACGATCCGAACATGCGATAGTCGCTCTCGTCACAGATGGCCGAGCACGAACCCCAGAATTCCGGTGTGCGCATCTGGTAGGCGACGTCTTCGATCATGGGGCCAAGCTTGCCGTTCTTGATCTCGTAGAACACCGTGCCGCCGAACTGCGCATTGTAGCGCTGCTGGTCGATCGAGAACGATCCGCGGCCGGCGATGTAGATGCCGTTTTCGACGCCTGCTATCATATCGGCGGTGCTCATCTTCGTCTTGCCGGGGGCGAGGCTGACGTTCGCCATGCGCTGGAACTGAACGCTCGACCAGCTGTCGGCGTAGCAGCAGCCATCCGACTCGTCCTTGCCAACGATGTGCGCCTGATCGCGGATGGTCTGGTAGTCGACAAGGATGCCGTCCTTGACCAGATCCCAGCGCTTGCACTTCACGCCCTCGTCATCAAAGCCGACTGCGCCGAGCGAACCCACCTGAGTCTTGTCAGCGAACAGGTTGACGATCTCACTGCCGTATTTGAAGCCCTCGTCGCGTTTGTCCATCGTGGCAAAGCTGGTGCCTGCGTAATTGGCTTCGTAGCCCAGCACCCGGTCAAGCTCGAGCGGGTGGCCGACCGATTCATGGATCGTGAGGCCAAGGTGGTTCGGATCGAGCACGAGGTCATACTTGCCCGGCTTGACCGACGGGGCCTTGAGTTTCGCCTGCGCATCTTGCGCCGCAGCGATGGCATCTTCCTTCATGTCATAGGATTTGCCGTAAGTGGTCAGGCCGTTGGACAGCACGAACTTGTCCTCCGCGCGGCCGTCCATGTATTCATAACCGAGGCCCATCGGCGCCGAGAGGCCTTCGCGCGAACGGAACTTGCCGGTGGTTGTGTCAACGGCGGTCACCGTCAGCGGTGCCCAGATCCGGTGGACGTCCTGATCAATGTAGGACCCATCGGTCGAGGCGAAATACTTCTGCTCGTTCACCAGGAACAGCAACGAATTCACGAAGCTGGCGCCCGCCCCCAACGCGGCATCATTGACCGACATCAGGAGGTTGACCTTGTCCGCGATCGGCACGTTCATCGCGTTCTTCGTGATCGGGGTCCGCCAGCTGACTTCGCCGACACCCGGCGTCGGCGCGAGCTGCACCGGTGCGGTCTGGATACGGGCATTGGCCTTGGCAATCGCGGTTGCCTGACGCGCGGCGTTCGCAACGGCATCCTCGGTCATCTCGTTGGTGGCCGCAAAACCCCACGAACCATCGGCGATCACGCGCACGCCGGTGCCGGTCGATTCCGTGTTGACGATATTCTCGACATTGCGTTCGCGGGTGATGACGAACTGGCGCAGGTACCGGCCGACCCGGACATCGCAATAGCTCGCGCCGGCCGCCGTCGCTGCGCCGAGCGCCGCATCGGCGAGTCGCTTCTTGACCGCGATGTCGATCGCGTCTTGCAGCTGTTCAGCCGCGATCGCTTTGCCAAAAATGGAAGGCGTCAGCGCCACACCTGTAAAGAAGGTGCTGAGCGCCAGAAAATCGCGTCTGTCCACGTGAATACTCCTCAACCCGGCCCGCCGCATCCTTCGGGGAATCCGAAGGCAATCCGGCCATAGTTCGTCACCGGGGGACATTGGTGCCGGAAGTCCGCACGGTAATCAAACCGCTCAGCACGGTATGGATGGCAGCCCCCGCCCGACAAGTGTGTCGCCCCGGTCCCGCATTGCTAGCAACCCTTCCCAGCACACGGGCAAGCCGCACGACGAAGCGTAGGACTTTATCGACGAACAGGCCACCCGGCCCCGCAAGATGCACGGGCGCGCAAACCGGACCGTCCGGGAGGGCAGAGCGCAGCGGATCGGCTTTCGGGAAGCAGGAAGGTGGGGCCGAGCCAAAAGCAGCCCTTCAGTTAGCGCCCCCAATCCTGCCAACTTCGTCATCACAGTGGAAGCTGGGACCTCATGCGGCAAGCACCATGCTCAGCAGCCCTAGGCCCCAGTTTTCGCTAGGGTGGCGAATGAGGGAGCATCCCATCCAGTCTCAGTTATCTTCAGCAGCGTGGCTCACCGCTGATACCGGACGGGCAGCTTCAGAAAGTGTTCCGCCATAAAGATGCCGTCGCCCGTCCAGACAGCGGGAGAGCCGCTCACCACAAGCCACGAGCAGACAATGCCGCTTGAGCGAGCCTGGCGCAGAAGCTAGATGGTTGGCCGGGAACAGGGGAAAAATGTATGAAAACGGTATTCTTTGCAGCCACCGTCGGCATGTCGATCATCATGCCGTCGATGGTGGTGGCGCAGACCACCGTCATTCATGCAGGCCGCCTGATCGACGTGCCCGGCGAAGCGCCGCGCGGACCATCGACGATCATTGTCGAAGATGGTCTGATCGTATCAATCGTTGATGGGCATGCGGAGCTTCCCGACGGAGCCGAATTCATCGACCTGAGCACTCATACGGTGCTCCCCGGACTGATCGATAGCCACGTGCATCTGACCAGCGATGCCGGCGGGCTGGCCGGGCAATTGGAGGCGGTGACCCTGTCTCCCGCCGCCCAAGCCTTCAATGCGCAGGCCAACGGGATGAAAACGCTGCGAGCGGGCTTCACCACGGTGCGCAATCTCGGCGACGGCGACGGCGCGGTGTTCGCGCTGCGCGACGCGGTCAATGCCGGCAAGGCGATGGGGCCCCGGATCGTTGATGCCGGTAGTAGCCTGTCTGGCACGGCCGGCCATTCTGACGACGCGCTCGGCTATCGTGACGAGTTGCGACCCTTCTTTGCGGGCTCGGGCAGTACCTGCGACGGGGCCGAAGACTGCCGCCGCGCTGCGCGACAACAGATCGGTCGCGGCGCCGACGTCATCAAGATGACCATCACCGGCGGGGTCAACAGCCGGATCGGCGCGGGGCTCGGCAGCCAGATGTTCGATGATGAGGCAGCGGCGGTGGTAGCCACCGCGCGGATGTTCGGACGCAAGGTGGCGGTCCACTCACATGGCGCCGACGGGACTCTCCAGGCGTTGAAACTAGGCGTCGATTCGATCGAACATGGCACCATGCTGTCCGAGGGCGTCATCGCCCTGTGGGCGAAGAGCAAAACCTATTACGTCCCGACGCTGTCGACAGTGAACGGGTATAAGGAAAGGCTCGCGGCGAACCCCGATGCCTATGAGCCCGATGTGCTCGCCAAAATCAAATGGCGCATCGACATCACCGGCAAGACGCTTGAGACGCTCGTCCCGCGCGGCGTCCGTATCGCCTTCGGCACCGACGCTGGCGTGTCAAAGCACGGCCGCAATGGCGACGAATTTGAGCTTATGGTCGCACACGGAATGACGCCCGAAAGCGCATTGGTCGCAGCCACGATCAACGCCGCCGACCTACTCGGCCTATCCGACAAGGTCGGCACAATCGCACCGGGCAAAAGCGCCGACATCATCGCAGTATCGGGCGACCCGCTGAAGGATGTGTCGGTCTACAAGGATGTTCAGTTTGTTATGGCGCGTGGAACCGTGATCGAACTTGATTGATCGGCCAGCCGATATCCCGAACATTATCTTTGGGAGAGTGCCTGAAGGCAGGTGGTGCCGCTTACGTGACTCGAACACGTGACCCCATCATTACGAATGATGTGCTCTACCGACTGAGCTAAAGCGGCATTCCTGCTCGCGGCCCTAATCGTGTGGGCGCGCGGGCGCAATGCAAAGGTGGAGGCCCGAGCCGGAATCGAACCGGCGTGCAAGGATTTGCAGTCCTCTGCGTAACCACTCCGCCATCGGGCCGAGCCACCCAAGGCAGATGCCTCGGACGGAAGCGGCGCACTAGCGATTCGGGGGCTGCTTGGCAATCCATGTTTCAGGACGCCCCGGTTTACGCAACGTCAGTCTGGACCGCGCTGCGATCACGCGGCAAAGCTGGCCGCCATGACCATTGCCAGCCTGCTCGAACCCGTCACCGGCCAGCCCGGCCCGGCCCGCCTCACCCATGCCGCCGACTGGATGCAGGGACGCACACTGTATGGCGGGGCTTCGGCGCTGGTGGCCTATACTATGGCGACCCGCGCCTTTAGCGGCCTACCCCCCTTGCGCGCGGGCCAGATCGCCTTTGTCGCACCGGTGGGCGAGGAGATCGCGCTTTCCGCCGAGATCATCCGGCAGGGCCGCAATGTGACCCAGGTGCGCAGCGAGATTATCAGTGACGGGAAGGTCGCGCTCAGCGCCTTCTGGCTGTTTGCCGAAGGGCGGGAGGCGAATGCGCTGCAACCGGCGGCGCCGCCCGAAAACTGGCCCGGCCCACCGGAAGACACCCAAGAGGTCACCCACAGCTTCGCGCCGAGCTTTGTCGCCAAGAACTTCGAACTGCGCCACGGCCAGACCCGGGGCGAGGATCGCGGCGCGACCGTGCGGCGCTGGGCGCGACTGACCGAGGCGCATGATCTCGACCCGGTTTCCAAGCTGGTGCTGATGGGCGACGTCATGCCGCCCGGCGCGATGCGGGTGATGCAGCGGCAAGGCCCGATCAGCTCGATCAACTGGTCGTTCAACGTGCTCGATCCCGAAAGCCGATCACGCGATGGCTGGTATCTCGCCGAAAACGCCAGTCAGCACGCCGCAGCGGGCTACTCGTCCGAGCGATTGCGGCTATGGGATGCCGATGGCCAGCAGGTGCTCGACGGCATCCAGTGCGTCGCCGTTTTCGGCTAGCGGGCGATCAACCCCACAGCTTTTGGGTCAGTTCCGGTAGCGCGGCGGCGTAACGAGAGACATCCTCCATCCGCCCGGTGCTGACCCGCGAATAGCCTTTCCATTCGCCATACGTCCCGCGGATCGAAATCCCGCGCTGGCCCATGGCATCGCGCAGGGCGTCGGCATCGGGCACCTTGACGAAGACGAAATTGGTCTGGGAAGGCAGCGCGGTCAGGCCCGCCTTGGCAACGGCGTCCAGGATCATCGCGCGGCCTTCCATTACGGCGGCGCGCGATTGGGTGAGGAAGGGCGTGTCGTCGTAGCTCGCAATCGCCGCCGCCAGCCCGGCGAGATTGCCGCCAAAGCTCATCAGGTGCGATTGGATGCGCTTGGCATTGGCTTCGCTGGTGATGGCGTAGCCGACGCGCAGGCCCGCCATGCCGTAGATCTTGGAGAAGGTGCGGCACACGATCACATCCTTGCCGCTGCGCACCAGATCGACCATCGCGTTGTCTTCGGGCCGGTCGGTCAGCTCGTTATAGGCTTCGTCCACCAGCAGGGTCGCGTGCGGGGTCACTTGCGCGGCAAAGCTGCGCAGTGCGGCAGGCTCGATCAGCACGCCGGTGGGGTTGTTGGGGTTGCACAGCTGGATCAGCGCAACCCCGTCAGGCGCCTTGGCCGCCATCGCTGGCAGATCGACATTCATATCGGCCGTCAGCGGCACCCGGATCGAGGTG from uncultured Erythrobacter sp. includes:
- a CDS encoding amidohydrolase family protein, with protein sequence MKTVFFAATVGMSIIMPSMVVAQTTVIHAGRLIDVPGEAPRGPSTIIVEDGLIVSIVDGHAELPDGAEFIDLSTHTVLPGLIDSHVHLTSDAGGLAGQLEAVTLSPAAQAFNAQANGMKTLRAGFTTVRNLGDGDGAVFALRDAVNAGKAMGPRIVDAGSSLSGTAGHSDDALGYRDELRPFFAGSGSTCDGAEDCRRAARQQIGRGADVIKMTITGGVNSRIGAGLGSQMFDDEAAAVVATARMFGRKVAVHSHGADGTLQALKLGVDSIEHGTMLSEGVIALWAKSKTYYVPTLSTVNGYKERLAANPDAYEPDVLAKIKWRIDITGKTLETLVPRGVRIAFGTDAGVSKHGRNGDEFELMVAHGMTPESALVAATINAADLLGLSDKVGTIAPGKSADIIAVSGDPLKDVSVYKDVQFVMARGTVIELD
- a CDS encoding TldD/PmbA family protein, with amino-acid sequence MDRRDFLALSTFFTGVALTPSIFGKAIAAEQLQDAIDIAVKKRLADAALGAATAAGASYCDVRVGRYLRQFVITRERNVENIVNTESTGTGVRVIADGSWGFAATNEMTEDAVANAARQATAIAKANARIQTAPVQLAPTPGVGEVSWRTPITKNAMNVPIADKVNLLMSVNDAALGAGASFVNSLLFLVNEQKYFASTDGSYIDQDVHRIWAPLTVTAVDTTTGKFRSREGLSAPMGLGYEYMDGRAEDKFVLSNGLTTYGKSYDMKEDAIAAAQDAQAKLKAPSVKPGKYDLVLDPNHLGLTIHESVGHPLELDRVLGYEANYAGTSFATMDKRDEGFKYGSEIVNLFADKTQVGSLGAVGFDDEGVKCKRWDLVKDGILVDYQTIRDQAHIVGKDESDGCCYADSWSSVQFQRMANVSLAPGKTKMSTADMIAGVENGIYIAGRGSFSIDQQRYNAQFGGTVFYEIKNGKLGPMIEDVAYQMRTPEFWGSCSAICDESDYRMFGSFFDGKGQPSQVSAVSHGSSTTRFDGINVINTARSLG
- a CDS encoding DUF4159 domain-containing protein, with the translated sequence MSNSAMDRARFLRLLGGGLAAAVMGSRLAAAQRAGGAATGGFDFWFTRLKYNSGDWDVDQRMPANLLTSLVDYTTLRIDPEEHVVALSDPRMLSAPFCYLAGHKAVEFSDVERRNFERYVRNGGFVFVDDCNHDIDGLFAKSFEAQMAGIFGGEAMKKLPNNHPLYSSFFKFAGPPATSFELNGWGDDLIHDYLKGITINGRLGVLYSNKDYGCEWDYDWRNKRFLAEDNTRFGVNIIMYALSN
- a CDS encoding histidinol-phosphate transaminase, yielding MPTTRRSFIAGASLTGGLGALPFSALGAAVAAPAAEPDFGPKIGQALLSRNENPYGPAPSALRAIAETSKMGCYYADRGLMRLTAMIAERHGVTPAQVVVGAGSTEILCAIALAWGREGAILCPDLFWDTTVIYGERQGITSIRVPLTADMNVDLPAMAAKAPDGVALIQLCNPNNPTGVLIEPAALRSFAAQVTPHATLLVDEAYNELTDRPEDNAMVDLVRSGKDVIVCRTFSKIYGMAGLRVGYAITSEANAKRIQSHLMSFGGNLAGLAAAIASYDDTPFLTQSRAAVMEGRAMILDAVAKAGLTALPSQTNFVFVKVPDADALRDAMGQRGISIRGTYGEWKGYSRVSTGRMEDVSRYAAALPELTQKLWG
- a CDS encoding TldD/PmbA family protein, with the translated sequence MSILSEAQAKAILDKVIAFSTADNASAVLSGGIGGNVRFARNDISTSGIVDDVQLAVEVAFGQRVGTASINQFDDASLERVVRRAEDLAKLAPENPEYMPPVGKQTYAATDTFSEATAALTAEARAKIAEASILPCRERGLIAAGFLEDGHTFFAHANSNGNFGYQRSTIADYTCTVRTEDGRGSGWVASNVKDVAELDAGTDIQIAMRKAAASVDAKALEPGKYTVILEPAAASGLISFMMNFFDARSADEGRSFLSKQGGGNKIGEQIMDPRVNIYTDPANPTVPAMPWDGDGLPRGRTKIIDAGKVANLQYSRYWASKQGKPETAGWGNTIMEGGTKSTAELIASTERGILVTRTWYIRMVDPQTVLLTGLTRDGTFYIENGQLMYPIKNFRFNESPVIMLNNIDELGRSVRVEDGSMMVPPMKLRDFTFTSLSDAV
- a CDS encoding thioesterase family protein, whose amino-acid sequence is MTIASLLEPVTGQPGPARLTHAADWMQGRTLYGGASALVAYTMATRAFSGLPPLRAGQIAFVAPVGEEIALSAEIIRQGRNVTQVRSEIISDGKVALSAFWLFAEGREANALQPAAPPENWPGPPEDTQEVTHSFAPSFVAKNFELRHGQTRGEDRGATVRRWARLTEAHDLDPVSKLVLMGDVMPPGAMRVMQRQGPISSINWSFNVLDPESRSRDGWYLAENASQHAAAGYSSERLRLWDADGQQVLDGIQCVAVFG